In Phlebotomus papatasi isolate M1 unplaced genomic scaffold, Ppap_2.1 HiC_scaffold_61, whole genome shotgun sequence, a genomic segment contains:
- the LOC129809329 gene encoding inactive peptidyl-prolyl cis-trans isomerase shutdown-like: protein MDSIERHLFDAMFGLNIPLGVGKPLCPEKLDKMRGRWQRKSILEIHLSMSIVDMEMKPKKSLDEIRSEMENIGGGICKKVISEGFGSVTKDKPEITIQYVKYGQMLDSNKIELCDSTYIAQKPYTFVLGSNCGLLPGFEKAVRSMRNQEKAEFIMSEQKNGNPPVTRNVMFIIEVIRVADVMVKQDRVRLLKNYPETMRLV from the coding sequence ATGGATTCTATTGAGAGGCACTTGTTCGACGCGATGTTCGGCTTGAATATTCCGCTCGGAGTGGGTAAGCCACTGTGTCCGGAGAAGCTTGATAAGATGCGAGGAAGGTGGCAGAGAAAATCCATCCTTGAAATTCATCTTTCAATGTCCATTGTGGACATGGAAATGAAGCCGAAAAAATCTCTTGATGAGATCCGTTCGGAAATGGAGAATATTGGGGGCGGAATCTGCAAGAAAGTTATTAGTGAGGGCTTTGGGAGTGTCACTAAGGATAAACCTGAGATTACAATTCAGTACGTCAAGTACGGTCAAATGCTGgatagcaataaaattgaactgTGTGATTCAACGTACATTGCACAGAAGCCGTATACTTTTGTCCTGGGGAGCAATTGTGGGCTTCTGCCGGGCTTTGAGAAGGCCGTACGATCGATGCGAAATCAGGAGAAAGCAGAATTTATCATGAGTGAGCAGAAGAATGGCAATCCACCGGTGACAAGGAATGTAATGTTTATAATTGAAGTGATTCGAGTGGCTGATGTAATGGTGAAGCAGGACCGGGTGAGGCTTCTCAAGAACTACCCTGAGACCATGAGGCTGGTTTAG